Genomic segment of Benincasa hispida cultivar B227 chromosome 1, ASM972705v1, whole genome shotgun sequence:
gtaattctaaaattaatccTCCCCTGACAAGGTTTATGTTTTTATGATTAACAACAATTTTCGCAGAAAGTCATCGACTGAATCACTACATAAAAAACAATAGTGGAACGAAAATACAGAATTTCACACAAATTGAATAAATAAGACGGAAGGAAGTCTCACCACGTCTCTACTTGCCAAAGTTGCAATTGTGGCAATAAAACCTGCCATAAGAAAGCATAAAACACAAAAATGTGGGGGAAAATATTGGTGTTAAATATAAGGAAAAAGTGATATTATCATTGAAAAGATTTGAATACAAATACCGCTATATCGACCCATAAGTTTAACGATTCCAACTCCATTGTCTACACTTTCAACCTCAACGTGAGCAGCATTAATGGCCCTCTGTGCTTCTTTAACCGCAGTATCAAACCCAAAAGATTTGTCTATCACCTAAATCATCATAACAGGGGTAGAAAAGCTTAACAAATCGACAAGGGGCAGAGACTGGAAATCTAGAGAAATGGGAGGTAGGAGCAAAAGTATGTTACACAAACCAAGAAAATTATGAAGGTACTAAGAATCTGAGAGGCTAACTTCTCTCCCAATGGATGAAACTTTATTGAAAagatgaaaagagactaatactataaataggaactctcaagagagagagaaaaaagtaaCAGCCCAATTTAGACAAATATCTTGCAAAGTGTTAAATCATTGATTGGCCTAAAAGCTTAAGCTGATggatgaaggtaaatttaattttatatcatctaacactccATCTCACTTGTGGGCTTGAAATATGTGGAAGACCCAAcaagtggaaatcaatattaattggaaAGGAAATAGCGTTGTAGGAGTTTGAACACAAGACCTCTGGGACCATCTACTCTAATACCATTTTAAATTGTTGATTGATCCAAAAGCTTAAGTTGATGGGTGatgacaaatttaatattacatcatctAACACAAAGAAAGACCTTCAAAAATAAGGACTATTATGGACTTCTAATATCCTAATGTTTCCCTACTACTACTATTCCAAACAATGTCCTAGTTCTCCATTATCATCCAACTTTTCCTTAATGTGCAAGTGTACTATATCCACAAAGTCCTATTTATAATTCTCATGTCTTGGTAGGCCCATTACTATCGAGGAAAGCCCAACTCTTATGGACAAATGCAGTTAAGCCCTTGATTTCAGAAATTTGGTTCAGACGCAATCAGCATGTTTTTCATGACAAGTCTTATGATTGGCCAAATCGTTTTGGCTCAACCCGTATACTAGCTTCTTCTTGGTGCTCTcaatcaaaatttttcattgaCTATTCTATTCAGGATATTTGCCTAAACTAGAATGTTTTCATTTCTCCTATGTAATCATCCCAAGATGATAAGTTGTAACTCTTCATTAGATGTATTTTGTATTTGGATATGATTAGGGTGCTATGGGTGTTTCAACCTACTTGAGATATCCGAGTGTATCTACAGATCCGTGGCTTTCGAGATCATTTTGTTCCTTATGTTTCATTGAGATTTGAGCATTggtctcttttcatttcattaatgAAAAGTTTCgtttccctttttttaaaaaaaaaaatccattgatAGAACTAAAGATAAAATCTTCAGGTGTGCAAATATCTAGGCACTCAAATCACAAGAAACATTTGATCAAACTACAAATTTATCCAAGTACTAGTCTTATAGTCAAGAAATATACACAGTGCATAAAGATCCATATGAAAAGTTTTGTTGCCATCTAGATGTATCCTTCTTCGCTTAAGAGTACTGTGTGAGACCTCCAATTATGAAAGTGTATGAGAGGAAGAGGGGCAAAAAAGGAATTGTGGAAGCTGAAAGGAAGGTGGGGACCAGCGAAGGAGGACCACTAGAGGAATTAATTGTTGGAGGCGGGAGGTGCATAGAGGAGCAGTGTACGAAGGGGGAACCGGTGAAAGGGGTTATTTGTAGGGTTTTGAAAAGGGAAGAAGGGGGGGAATGTTTTTGGGACTGAGAACTCTTAGGAGAGACGGCCTCTCGAATTGCCGAATATCTTTTCCTTTTGCTTGTTTCTTGTTCTGACTTGTTATCGTGTATTTGTGAGCTAGAGACTCTTGTTTTGGTGATGTTATGGACTGATATCAATCTTATATCTCAGACAAGTCTAAATACCCTGATTTCTGGGCGTTGGGTATCTTGTTTGGGAGTGTTTGTGTTTATTTCATGTGCAGGTGAACCGGATACCTAATATATTGAGACCTTCAAAAACAATACTTTGGATTGTCTATACACTAAGGAAAAAATTATTGATCAAGTTTGCTCAGTACACACTATGCAGTGCATAACTTAAATAAATTTCATCAAAACCAGAAATTACAAATGAATAGACATCCATGGGTAGGTTTTAAAAGTAAAGATGATCTTGACTTTCCTCATGTGATGAAAAAGGGAAAGGAATTAATCATATATTACAtcaaaaatgaatatttgacTAAAATAGATAATGATAATATTGACAACGGAAGAGGTTTCTTACATTTATTCAGACATTCTGAAAGTCCAGAAAAATACTTACAGCAATGTCATTATCAATTGTTTTGTGGATCCCAGCAACAGCAACTTGAAGACCACGTTTTGCAATTTCCTTTAGATGAAGAAAAGCAACATTACTTTAGTTCAACAAATGAATTGTTAGaaaatattgttaaattatAGAAAGAATTAATACCTGATAAATTAAAGCTGCTCCTCTTTGAGTACCATCACCGCCAATGATATATACCTAGACCATAGGAAGACGTCAAAATTTTTTAAGCATTCCTAATGTTTTCTTCtacttcttccctttttttctctctcgctTCTTCTCTGAAATAGATGAACATCTAGCCTTTTTGCTTGTACCTGATTTATTCCACGATCCTGAATGTTATCAACAATCTTATTTGTATCATGACCTCCTCGTGAAGTACGAAGAAATGTACCACCATGTTTGTGGACATTGTTGACAACTTTAGGTGTCAACTTTAATGTATTCTTTGAGTAAAACCTCTGTATCCTCCCTGATGATATGAAACAGAATAACAGATatgttaaaaacaaaaataaataaatatatcaagTCGGTCAATCAACTGATGAACCCAATTTCACGGGATGAGAACAGCATTATATATTAGTCCTAAATCACTATGTGTTTAGTATGTTGGTAGATTTCATGAACAAGTACTACATTTTTGGAACCTTATGATTTTGATTCAACCAGATTATGTTTAGTTTGGTATGTAATCTTATATTTGTGATCCAAGTCCCAAGAGGTTAACAAGATGTATAGAAGAgaatattgagagagagagagggggcCCAAATCAAAGTTGTCATAAATTCAACAAAAGCATAATACATGATAAAAGCCACCAAAAGGGAGAAAGACCCCTCCACAacttttgaaacaaaaatcGAATTATCCTTCCACAAAATGAAGATATACAGAAAAAGCTAGATGCATCCAGAGCAGACCAAACAATATCTACAGAGCTCCATCATAGAGTTTTAACCACCATTTAAGAGATGAACTACTTGGTCTCTGTGAGGATAATAAAGTCCAGATCAAATTTACAAAGAGTGGCCTCACCTACTTGTCTGTATGTTGACAACTCAGGTTTAGGGATTTTTTTTCACATAAGAaacattttattgaataaatgaaataagGGGAAACCCGAAAGCACCTATAGGTGATTACAATAGAGATCTCCAATTGGAAATAAGATAATAAAGACCGAAAAGCTTAAAAGGAATATTGGTGCAAAATCAAGGTTTAGAGATCTTTGGATCTTAATGAACTTGTTCGTTGAACCTCGCCCCTTATCATATTCTTTCTTTGTACACATGCAGCTTATTTCATTAAGTGAAAGGAATCTTTTCGTCATTTTAATATGCATATCTAGTAGTGACGCCTGGCACACACGTAAATGGAAGTAGACCCTCTACAAGAGGGGGAAATTCAAATTTCACGTCAATCAACAAAAAGAATTATCATGAAACTGTAGGTTTGGAGTCATTGGACTTGATAAAAGACGAACTGAAACTTTTGagataatttcataaattcaaactTCCACATTTACATGAGTCGGAAAAGGATTACAACTATAACATCatcaacaaaaataattaatctgCTAGTCTTTATACTATCCATGGGGAATAAGTCATAACAAACTATATTGAAAGATAATaattgtgttaaaaaaaaattaaaagttaggtAAACAAGAATATTTTTCATACCTCAATTCCAAGCATATCATTAACGCCATACATATAGTTCAAGCCACAGACAATCTCCCGAACCACTGTGTTAATCCCATGACACAATCCCCCACATGTTACTACACAGGCACGCACCTCGTCTGACTTGAAATAAACCTGCATCACAAAGTTCTCAGTCCATCCTTTTAAGTTTTGACAAACATGATCAGAATAAGGAGATACCTTTTCACGAGGACCTGCTCGCCGAAAATGAACTCCTCTAGTGCTATCTTTTGTAACCACAATCTGGAACCAGTGCATGATGAACAAAGATTTTGCATTAGTAATTATACCATCAAAAGCTTTTTCaaataacaagaaaaaataATGATGAATTGCAAGAGAGAGAGATAGTTCACCTACTTTTTGTGCAATCTTCTGGCTTTACAAAAGTTTCCCTGAAATAATTCAAACCTAAGAAATAATAACCAAAAAGAGGTTCCAAAATAAAAACAGAAAACTTGACAAGGATATGTGTTAAATTGTAATAACAGGACTAATTGAAAGCATTATTGTCGCACTTACTTGACAATTGCATAAGCCCGACTGTTTTTCAGTGGATTTGGATACGACTAAAGAAAATCAGAGGGTAATAAATTTAAATCAGTGGTTTTAGAGGTTTATGCATGATAATAAGGAATCACTAtgataacaaaaaattatatagCCACGAcccataaattttttattattacccAACTTAAAtgcattcaaaatttcaattgtcAACCAACTAGACCTAACAAATGCGTTCTTTATCAAATTCATGTAAGCCTTAATGTTATAGACAATGCCAATGGAATACatcaaaatccatttttatCGAATTAAACTGCAATCATATAACTcctattttcaaatcacacagcGTCTCAATTTGAACATGGTTCATTTACTCGAGTCTAAGACAACCAAAAAAGCAAATAGCTTGGGAATAAGGAAATTTAAATTTTCGATTTCCATACTTCAATAAATTTCTTGACATGAGATGATGGACAAACTGCTCTTCTTAATGACCAATCAAAGTCATCATACATACCGTGACCAAAGTCCAAACTATGTCAGACGTGAAAAAATAACATTATGACTCCAAGGCCAAGattccaaataaaataattcaaattccaGGGGATGCGATCTACCAGCACCTCGCGTCTCCAAATCTCTGGTTATGAATGCAATAAAATTTTCACCAGAGTGTAATGAAGTTTTCAGAACAAACAGTCGGAAACCTCCTAAGGACTCCGACCAAAAGTTTGTTTGCAGAATAGTTCATTCGAAAATAAGCGATGTTGAGGTATTCAAAACCTATCTACATCAATGTAATACATAAATAACGCAGGAAAAAAATCCTTGAGCGAGTGAAAAATAAACTAGATGAGGGCATAGCAAGAAAACGGGGCCTGTTTCGAACGAAATTGAGAATCTAAACAACGTAGACGCCATAAACAGCCAATACATTAACAAAACAACACGATATAGAAATCCGAACCTAGCGCAAATCGAATTAAAGGTATGCTCGAGTTATACAAAAGCATAATGACATGACAGTTTTACATGATGTGCACACACACGAGCATAATATCACTCTGATTAAGCATGTAAGCCAGAAAAGTAGTACAACAAACTGTGTAATGAACGTTTGAGCAGTACCGGCAAGTCGGGAAGAAAGTCAGTCAGGTGAGGGACGTCTTCAATGATGAAATCGTAGTCCGTGGCTCTGGAAGAAGACTGGTCAGCTTTGACAGAGATGATCCTTCTCCCAAACCGGCGGGAACCGAAAAATAAGCTCGCGGAATACGCATTCCGGCTTCTAGGAGCTTGACATGAGATCGCAGCGGTGGACTTGAAGGAGAGGTGAAGCGACGGAGTGGAGATTGCAACGTCCATGGAAGTGGAAACTCCAAAATTCATCGCAAAACTGCGCGGGTTAAGTTGGATTGTcgaattataatttatttttatttttttaattaaaaatatgtgaatttaagGGAAAGCGTTCATTTCTGTCGGATCGGAGAAAGAGCATTGGCATTTAAAATaggatttcttttttttttagaacaaaaattttgCCGCGAGGGATTGGATAGCGAATTAAATATAGTGGTGgttgattttgaaaaaatgtgACACGTGTCGCTGTTTAATCTTTACTTCCACAGAAAAACTGAAAAAGTGCGTCTTGATTTGGTATTTAACttataaaaatccaaaaatagtTGAGATTGATTCATCTGGAATAAATTTTGTCGGTATTGTTCTTGTTCCACTCTGTTCACTATTCTATTGTTGGGGAATGTTTTGGCTTGGTTAAAAAAGCACACAAGAAACACAATTCGATATAGGATAGTTTAAAAAAGCACTCTGTTCACTATTCTACTACTTGTTCAATCCTCCATCCAATTAGCCACGATGTTAGTAACTGATTTACCAATAAGATTTTTTAGAATTTCTTTGTCAAGATAGGTGTTTAAATCATCTACAATCCATCTCGAAAGAGATATGATGTGATTAATTAATATTGGTCAAGATGTATTAGTTACAACTATTTAGTGTTAACATCAGTcgtaaatttattattattatgtataTATTTGAGAGTCACATACCGataaaatatttagataatTCCCTCATACCGTCATAACATTCAAATCATACCTTTTATTGGTAAGTTATGtataactaatattattatCATTCTCGAATTTAACTCAAGTAGAGATTTGAACTTCAAACTCTTTGGTTGAAGATATCATGTCTAAACTAGTTGTCACGCATTACCATTTAATGTCCCGTGGTTAGTAGAATCATATATTTTAACGAGTATTATCAAGAAGATAAATTAAATTGCAAGCAAAAACCAATGAAATGTTGGCATAAACAAAGTTTAACGTAAGTATAAACTTTTGTCAGAAATATTAGTTTATACTTCCAAAGTAACCACGTACTTAGCGGGTTCTAATCCAAAACATCCATCGTCCACTTTATCTGTCCAAGCATCCTCTTGCATTACCGATCATATTACTACAGTTATTACAACAATTATTGTGATTATCTAAATAACTTTACTATATCCATGCATgtacaatttataacataatggATGAAGCGACATCATTAAATTGTAATCATAGGTTATGGGAAAATGAGTCTTCTCAAGTGCAAAAGCATCTCCAACCTGCAAGCAAGCAGTCCAATGGAAGAGTTAAAAATCTCTAGGGGAGTAACTTTTAACTTTCTATTCGAGAATATAATTAGTTGAGATATGCTCTGTCTAGTAACTATGCTTTTTGTAATTAAATCCGTAATTTTTAACATACATATTTATCGTTGTCAATCTCAAGTTCAATTAGTTAAGTTACATATCTCAAACCAAGAGATCAAAAAGTTGAATTCTGCACCTCGATATCGTggaattataatttaaagaaaaatgtcaTTAGAGTTTAAAACTTACCCAGAATAAGCGATATTTGTAATATGTAATTTAGTTTCGTGGTCGTTAGCGGTCATCAAGTTTGAAAATGATCGATTATGTGATCTATGACATCAGCACCTTCTATGTGCGCGGTGTGATCTTTCACCTGTTGATGATACAAAGTAAGATTAACAGATACTTAGAAAGTAAGAAATTGCATGCCTGTAGCTAGCAGAATAGGGTTAAAATATTGGAGCTGAAATGGACTAATCACCTCACTAACCAAGCATGTCCAGTTAGAGAGACCGACGAGTGCCGCCAAACAGCAAGTCTAATGGAGAACTTAAACTAGGATTGAAACTTCGAACTGCTTTTTCTTTACATCTAGCggttcattttattctttctaCTAGTCTTTGGATAGCCACTCATTCAGAAGAGACAATGCCTGTTTGATTTAAATCTCGTTCTTTGTTTTCTATTACTTAGTCTTATATCTAACCATACCTATGTATTATCTATTTAGCtttcactttttaaaaacacttttaaaatcttaatcaaactaaaaaaacaCCGAATGAGGTGCATCTTGGACTGAACTAATCCTTTTGCAGCCCACACAGTTGTCTTTAACTGTAATTTACTACATGCATAGCAGactcttctttctttatttttccttaaatatttttaattttttttttgctgtACCATTGAGGTAGACATGAAAAGATATGTACAACTCAAGACGCATCCAagtattgataaaaaaattggtatgatttaaaaaatgattttgaaaaatggcTTACAGGCAAAGAAAAAATGCTGGCAAAAGAGCACGATGTTTAACAACAGAAGgccaaaattaaaatgttatcAAATGGCATGAAACGTTTCCACGACACAAGGGAAAACAAATTTCAATCTCTGAAATCAGAAATGACATACAACTCTAGTCATGCCTGGCACCAAGTATAACACAGAATACACTAGCAAAATTTTATATTGTGGACAATATGTAATATATcagaaaaaatatttcaaagttttttaaCGTAATTCAAGGTAAAATGATCAGTTGAAACGtgaaaaattagtgaaaaagGAAATCAGACAGCAATGAAATAGAAATACTAAGCCACTGCGTTTGACAAAGATCGGCCGTATGGTAAAGAATGGAGGCTGTGTTAGTTGTTTTGGTTTTAATAAGATTGACCATCAGAATATATTCAATGAATCATGGCATCCATGTTTAGAGTTTCGAAGTGCTAGAAAGAgtgtaagagagagagagagagagctacCTGAATGATGCTATGAGCTGCAAGCCTCTGTCTTGATTTATGAAAGCTAACATCTACTTTTTCCCATGACAGACGAGATAGACCCATCACCAACTCCTCTAAAAGACAAAATCCATGAGTAAATAAAGGATGTTAGACAACCATGGTCCTGAAATCTAGCTGTCAACATTGGCATACAATCCGAAATGCATGTAGCTTCCACAACAGGTGAGACACAACAAACCTTCCAGCCTTTCAGGATAGCTAACTTCTGTTGAGGTTGGTTCACTCTTCTCAGAATCAGTACCCTTGCAGCGTTCTTCATAAACAATATGAGGATACTTTTCATTGACCGCATCTTCCCACTGATAAaccaataattttgaaaaataatatggaAAAGGAGTGGTTAGTGATCATGATTTTCAAATTCATCAATTGGTCACAATAATATCAGGTGGTTAAACTACAAATGTAGAGAGAAGTACCTTTGGCAGCTCATTTATACGTCTAATTGATGATGTTCTCCAACCAACAAAATCTTTACAAGATCTTGTAAaggagaatgaaaaaaaaaaattgaacattgATCTACAACCTTAGATAGAATTGATATTGATAGAAATGATATTGGCTAGACGGcagcaaaaatagaaaaaaggatACGGTCATAGTCAACATTAGAGTAGACAACCCTGCGTTTGAAAGACTTCAACGCAGACCTGCATAGATACAAATTTTTGTTATGCTGTTGTGGAACTCCAAGAACTTTACCACCCAAAAGATCATATTGAATATCAGTGTCGATATTTACATGAAGTGGTATTCGCCTTGATCTTCTATCATGCGTTGAACCAGTGGAGGCTTTCCTCCATCATCATCAGTCATAAAAAGGTGTTCACCTGTTCTTCTGAGTATCCAATGGATAATCAAACTCGCAATTTTCTCGATAGCAGTTAGGCCAAAAAGAAATGGTACCTGGCAGGATAGACATGAAAAGTTCTCTCTTAAATAAAGGATGATAATGAATATTGACTGAAATGTCAACAGCTGAAACTTAAAAAAGAAGCTGATGAAAATATCATTATGACTGTAATATAGGTAGATACTTGGAAAAAGTTATAATCACGAGTCACGGCACTTCCcttggttttaaattttaaagctaCATCATTTAGCATACCAATTATGTGAGGGTAATAAATAAATTTCCAATAACTGTTCGCCTGTTGTGAAAATTTGATAGATTCACCGATTATGGAAATAACTATTTTTATTGCTAATAAACATGACGAGAAAATAGATCAGAACATAACGGATATTGACAAAATCAGAGAACAGATGTTGTAGAACACCGTGAATGATCACCACTATGGGTACTGCTGAGTAGAAAAATAAATAGCCCAAAGACCCAACAAAATCCCCTCccaaaaggagaagaagagaaagaagctAACCACCTTAATAAATTAGCATGATTATCATCAATCATAAGATTTCCCCCAATCCAACTTATGTAATAATCCTGAATGAactgttgtttttttttttttttttaagtgtgaGGAATAAAACATTCGAAGTTCCCATAAAAGAATACTTAAAGAGAGAGCCTGCAAAATGCTGAACATctgatattaaaaaaacaaaaggacaCTCCACTGTTCAAGGCTCCTACCCCAACAAAGTATGAGAGGGTTGTAGATAAAATGTATTCAAATAAAGGAACggtttagaaaacaatttttatctCAACTTTCAAATTGCTTTTCagaaaataacaaatataacttttcatAATAACAAGATCCTGCCTTTATTTGATACATTTATGTGCGTTTCTCTTTTCTGATAACCTTTACTTGAAAATAACCTGCCAAGTGGCAAACAGAGTTTTCCAAGTTGGAATACATTTTTAATGCAAAACCAAGCAagataaatgaataaaaaaggataagaaaaaaggaaaaaaaccaGAAAAGAAGACTACAGTTGTCAGGAACTAAAAACAAAGACACACCAAAAAAAGGCATTGATTGAAACAAACcattgaaaaataaacaaaattcatttcttattttgagaGAAGCATGAATTAAGCATGTCATCATAATAAATatatggggaaaaaaaaagaacaaagaaaaaagaaatgaaaacaactttttttgcTTATGTGAATAGCTATAACTATATTCCAAATGTTACAAAAATCAGACCGTGGGTTGATTTGTTGAGTCATAACAATCCCGAATCATGGTGTTATTAACTTCCTGTAACAGTATGCCTAAAGAATTTGCAAAAGCTTTCAATTCTGgaattaaactcttttacttTTCCAAATGCCGCCAACAGGCTGTTTTCAACTTCTTCTAAAATACAAAGCCAACTATTAAGGCACTTAAAGACCCAATTCGTTAATTGCATATCCAGAAAACAATGCACAATTTACCACTGAATGCTAAAGTTAAGTAAATAAATGATCTCTCAAATGCAAGAGCAGGAAAAGATTATTTAGTTACCTGCTTATTACCCCTTGAACCAAGGTGTGGTGTGGCGACAGTGACAAAGTTCACAGGCTCCAGACCACCTATTGTACCAGATGACTCTTGCGGTTGTCCATTTGTAGATGGCGCCTCTAATTCCTCAGTCTCAGGTGATCTATATAGTTTTCCAATGGCATACCTTGCCACTAATCCTCCCACAGAATGTGCTACAAAGGAGATCTTCCGTAAATTGGGCTTTCGCTGAATCACTTCAAGAACCTAGAATGTTCATAAACAATCATCAGATTTGGGTACAAATAACAGAAAGAAACTCTGGAATCAATTTAGTAAGCAGATAAAGTGTCAAGCCTAGACCTGACCTCTTCAGCCAATCGATCACCCATCACATCGACGCCATCTAGCGTCAATTTAGACACATTTCGCTCACTACctacaaaataaaatgattaaaattgagaagatgagaaaggtaaagaaaagaaggaaataaCTATTATCATTCAAGCTATGtgttcttgttcttgttttgtttcttttatttataaaacatcGACTTTTATCttcaaaaaaaatgaaagaatagaagcgcttacaataaaagaaaaacaaacctACAAAAGGGAGAGAGAAGGTCTCCAATTTAACAAAATATGACCTAACGAGTCGAGTAGTCACTTAACTATGAATCTATTATGGCAATGTAGACAGAAAATTTGGTCACTTAGATAGAAAATCAAGTTGATTCTATAACATTCTCAACCCAGCCCATGTACCTCTCTACATTGATTCAGTAAAGCCTTTGTTTCTACAAACATAAGATCAGAAAGTGGTACTTGATTCTACTTACAATGAACGAAAACCTTGTCAGGAAGCCTTTTAACAAATTGCTCTGCAGCATACCGCCAATCTGTGGAACTGCACAAACAAGTTCAAAACAATTTGAATAACCAAATGACAGAAATTATGCAGACGGTTTAATTGTGATAAAATGTGAGGTGGACAGTCAACTCGAAACAGAGGATTAAAAACAGCCATCACCCGAGTGGCTGAGCAGTTTAATTCAAGCAACGCTATGTAGATATTTCATTTTCAGGAAACCAACTCATTACCCACTAGAACAGCTTAATTGTTTACAGAACTTTCCCTCAATTATGACCTGAATTCTCTACATACAACATTCCAAAGAAATCGCAATGCACAGAACCGACAAAAAGATAATATAATACAAAGCTGACGTGGTATGtgcaaaatattttattgatttctCATCCAGATGGAACAGTTATAAGCTTAGCAATGGAAGCATATCTTCAAAAGTACATTCAGAATTTGATCCAATAACAAGCAATCAGTCCTGGAACATAAATCGCCAAACTAGAAAACCACCAAACGAATTATAAAGCCCAAATCCAACAGCAGCGCGATATTTCATGGGAGACTCTTAAATTCGAAGAAACAAAATAATCTAATCAAACGCTCATGTGAATACGAAGTTACAAACTAGCAATAAAGAGGGGGAAATCCTCTCTAAATGCagttgaattagattcataacgGATGATTAGCATCTTTCGGATAGTGAAAATTAGCAAATAGAGAAACATTATGAACGGAAAAAAAGATAGAGCAGAGAACTCCGACCTCCCCATTATGCCATTGACCATAACAACAAGATGGTCGGCGGATAGCGAATCACTCTCCTTAGCGCTCCAGACATCTTGGCCGCCGTTAACCGACTCTGAGGAGCACACACCGTTGTCACAGACGCCGTTTTCCATAGAAATTCAGCTTGCAATCTTCCTCGAAATCAGCTCAATTACAACGAGCATTTACAAGGGGAAAAACAGTCCAAAATCCAAGGAAAACGCAAGATCAAGGGTGAAAAGTACAGAAGATGGCGTGAATTTCAGGGAAATTGTAGAGAAAAAGCGAGAAGGTGAATGTAGAGGGAAGAGGAGTAAAGAGTTGGTTGAGACTGTGGCGAGATGAGCCGGAGAAGAAAGATAAAACTTGAAAGCGAATTAAACTAATTGAGAGATGAACCAAAcggtttcaattttttattg
This window contains:
- the LOC120091673 gene encoding LOW QUALITY PROTEIN: ATP-dependent 6-phosphofructokinase 4, chloroplastic-like (The sequence of the model RefSeq protein was modified relative to this genomic sequence to represent the inferred CDS: inserted 1 base in 1 codon), encoding MNFGVSTSMDVAISTPSLHLSFKSTAAISCQAPRSRNAYSASLFFGSRRFGRRIISVKADQSSSRATDYDFIIEDVPHLTDFLPDLPSYPNPLKNSRAYAIVKETFVKPEDCTKSKIVVTKDSTRGVHFRRAGPREKVYFKSDEVRACVVTCGGLCHGINTVVREIVCGLNYMYGVNDMLGIEGGYRXFYSKNTLKLTPKVVNNVHKHGGTFLRTSRGGHDTNKIVDNIQDRGINQVYIIGGDGTQRGAALIYQEIAKRGLQVAVAGIHKTIDNDIAVIDKSFGFDTAVKEAQRAINAAHVEVESVDNGVGIVKLMGRYSGFIATIATLASRDVDCCLIPESPFYLEGTGGLFEFVEQRLKENGHIVIVLAEGAGQNYIAQDMHAVEEKDASGSRLLLDVGPWLSQKIKDHFTKVQKMAINMKYIDPTYMIRAIPSNASDNVYCTLLAQSAVHGAMAGYTGFTVGPVNSRHAYIPIARVTETQNTVKLTGRMWARLLASTNQPSFVTNYEALKEKAADINNVDISAQI
- the LOC120069218 gene encoding lipid droplet phospholipase 1-like, with amino-acid sequence MENGVCDNGVCSSESVNGGQDVWSAKESDSLSADHLVVMVNGIMGSSTDWRYAAEQFVKRLPDKVFVHCSERNVSKLTLDGVDVMGDRLAEEVLEVIQRKPNLRKISFVAHSVGGLVARYAIGKLYRSPETEELEAPSTNGQPQESSGTIGGLEPVNFVTVATPHLGSRGNKQVPFLFGLTAIEKIASLIIHWILRRTGEHLFMTDDDGGKPPLVQRMIEDQGEYHFMSALKSFKRRVVYSNVDYDHFVGWRTSSIRRINELPKWEDAVNEKYPHIVYEERCKGTDSEKSEPTSTEVSYPERLEEELVMGLSRLSWEKVDVSFHKSRQRLAAHSIIQVKDHTAHIEGADVIDHIIDHFQT